One genomic segment of Streptomyces sp. NBC_00239 includes these proteins:
- the rplJ gene encoding 50S ribosomal protein L10 — MARPDKAAAVAELTDAFQSSNAAVLTEYRGLTVAQLKTLRRSLGENAQYAVVKNTLTKIAANQAGITALDEHFAGPTAVAFITGDPVESAKSLRDFAKENPNLIIKGGVLDGKALTADEIKKLADLESREVLLSKLAGAFKGKQSQAASLFQALPSKFVRTAEALRVKLAEGGAE; from the coding sequence ATGGCAAGGCCCGACAAGGCTGCCGCGGTAGCCGAGCTCACGGACGCGTTCCAGAGCTCGAACGCCGCCGTGCTGACCGAGTACCGGGGTCTCACCGTGGCGCAGCTCAAGACGCTGCGTCGTTCGCTCGGTGAGAACGCCCAGTACGCCGTGGTGAAGAACACGCTGACCAAGATTGCGGCCAACCAGGCCGGGATCACCGCGCTGGACGAGCACTTCGCTGGTCCGACCGCGGTCGCCTTCATCACCGGTGACCCGGTGGAGTCGGCGAAGAGTCTGCGTGACTTCGCCAAGGAAAACCCGAACCTCATCATCAAGGGCGGTGTCCTTGACGGTAAGGCGCTGACCGCCGATGAGATCAAGAAGCTCGCGGACCTCGAGTCCCGCGAGGTTCTGCTCAGCAAGCTGGCCGGCGCGTTCAAGGGCAAGCAGTCCCAGGCTGCCTCGCTCTTCCAGGCGCTGCCGTCGAAGTTCGTCCGCACTGCGGAAGCGCTTCGCGTCAAGCTCGCCGAGGGCGGTGCCGAGTAA
- the rpmG gene encoding 50S ribosomal protein L33 — MAATDVRPKITLACVECKERNYITKKNRRNNPDRMEMKKHCPRCNSHTAHRETR, encoded by the coding sequence GTGGCTGCCACCGACGTCCGCCCGAAGATCACGCTGGCCTGCGTGGAGTGCAAGGAGCGGAACTACATCACCAAGAAGAACCGGCGTAACAACCCGGATCGCATGGAGATGAAGAAGCACTGCCCGCGCTGCAACTCGCACACCGCGCACCGCGAGACCCGCTGA
- the secE gene encoding preprotein translocase subunit SecE, producing the protein MTDALGSIDMPDADDDTREKKARKGGKRGKKGPLGRLALFYRQIVAELRKVVWPTRNQLTTYTTVVIVFVVIMIGLVTVIDYGFQEAIKYVFG; encoded by the coding sequence GTGACGGACGCCCTGGGCTCCATCGACATGCCTGACGCCGATGACGACACCCGCGAGAAGAAGGCCCGAAAGGGCGGCAAGCGCGGTAAGAAGGGCCCCCTGGGCCGCCTCGCGCTGTTCTACCGCCAGATCGTGGCGGAACTCCGCAAGGTCGTATGGCCCACCCGTAACCAGCTGACGACGTACACCACTGTGGTGATTGTCTTCGTCGTCATCATGATCGGTCTCGTTACCGTGATTGACTATGGGTTCCAGGAAGCCATCAAGTACGTCTTCGGCTGA
- a CDS encoding MaoC family dehydratase N-terminal domain-containing protein translates to MALDQSFVGRAYPPTEPYEVGREKIREFAEAVGDANAAYTDPEAAKALGHPDVIAPPTFVFAITFKAAGQVIADPQLGLDYNRVVHGDQKFAYTRPVRAGDRLSVTSTIEAIKSMAGNDILDIRGEVHDATGEHVVTAWTKLVARAAAEEA, encoded by the coding sequence ATGGCGCTCGACCAGTCCTTCGTGGGGCGGGCCTATCCGCCCACCGAGCCCTACGAGGTCGGCCGCGAGAAGATCCGGGAATTCGCGGAGGCGGTGGGCGACGCCAATGCCGCGTACACCGACCCGGAAGCGGCCAAGGCGCTCGGCCATCCCGACGTGATCGCTCCGCCGACCTTTGTGTTTGCCATCACGTTCAAGGCGGCCGGCCAGGTCATCGCGGACCCGCAGCTGGGGCTCGACTACAACCGCGTCGTGCACGGCGACCAGAAGTTCGCGTACACCCGCCCGGTGCGGGCGGGCGACCGCCTCTCCGTCACGTCCACCATCGAGGCGATCAAGTCGATGGCGGGCAACGACATCCTGGACATCCGCGGCGAGGTCCACGACGCGACCGGCGAGCACGTCGTGACCGCCTGGACGAAGCTCGTCGCCCGCGCCGCCGCCGAGGAGGCCTGA
- the nusG gene encoding transcription termination/antitermination protein NusG, producing the protein MSDPNLNVSHDSVESVEDELDIVEAADAVDPDEVETADAEAGEPAEEAALHAEGDADDEGESDEDAADESEDEDESGDDEDDEEAAEVESEEAAEAAPEEPAEPVDPIQALRDELRLLPGEWYVIHTYAGYEKRVKANLEQRAVSLNVEEFIYQAEVPEEEIVQIKNGERKNVRQNKLPGYVLVRMDLTNESWGVVRNTPGVTGFVGNAYDPYPLTLDEIVKMLAPEAQEKAAKAAAEEAGLPAPAVKRTIEVLDFEVGDSVTVTDGPFATLQATINEINPDSKKVKGLVEIFGRETPVELSFDQIQKN; encoded by the coding sequence GTGTCTGACCCGAACCTGAACGTGAGCCACGACTCCGTCGAGTCCGTCGAGGACGAGCTCGACATCGTCGAGGCGGCGGACGCTGTGGACCCTGACGAGGTTGAGACCGCCGACGCCGAGGCGGGTGAGCCGGCCGAGGAGGCCGCGCTGCACGCCGAGGGCGACGCGGACGACGAAGGCGAGTCCGACGAGGACGCGGCCGACGAGTCCGAGGACGAGGACGAGTCCGGCGACGACGAGGACGACGAAGAGGCCGCCGAGGTCGAGTCCGAGGAAGCGGCCGAGGCCGCCCCGGAGGAGCCCGCCGAGCCCGTCGACCCCATCCAGGCGCTGCGCGACGAACTGCGCCTGCTCCCGGGTGAGTGGTACGTCATCCACACCTACGCGGGCTACGAGAAGCGCGTGAAGGCGAACCTGGAGCAGCGTGCCGTCTCGCTGAACGTCGAGGAGTTCATCTACCAGGCCGAAGTGCCCGAGGAAGAGATCGTCCAGATCAAGAACGGCGAGCGCAAGAACGTCCGCCAGAACAAGCTTCCCGGCTACGTCCTGGTCCGCATGGACCTCACCAACGAGTCGTGGGGTGTCGTCCGCAACACGCCGGGCGTCACCGGCTTCGTGGGCAACGCGTACGACCCGTACCCGCTGACCCTGGACGAGATCGTCAAGATGCTCGCCCCGGAGGCGCAGGAGAAGGCCGCCAAGGCCGCCGCGGAGGAGGCCGGCCTGCCGGCGCCCGCCGTCAAGCGCACCATCGAGGTCCTGGACTTCGAGGTCGGCGACTCGGTCACCGTCACGGACGGCCCGTTCGCCACGCTCCAGGCGACGATCAACGAGATCAACCCGGACTCGAAGAAGGTCAAGGGTCTCGTCGAGATCTTCGGCCGCGAGACCCCGGTCGAGCTCAGCTTCGACCAGATCCAGAAGAACTGA
- a CDS encoding MaoC family dehydratase, translated as MTAKISYEEVEVGTELPAASFPVTRATLVQYAGASGDFNPIHWNEKFAKEVGLPDVIAHGMFTMAEAIRVVTDWAGDPAAVVEYGVRFTKPVVVPNDDEGALIEVSAKVAAKLDDNRVRVDLTAMSAGQKVLGMSRAVVQLS; from the coding sequence ATGACCGCCAAGATCTCGTACGAGGAGGTCGAGGTCGGCACCGAGCTGCCGGCCGCGAGCTTCCCCGTGACCCGCGCCACGCTGGTGCAGTACGCGGGCGCCTCCGGCGACTTCAACCCGATCCACTGGAACGAGAAGTTCGCCAAGGAGGTGGGCCTGCCGGACGTCATCGCGCACGGCATGTTCACCATGGCCGAGGCGATCCGCGTCGTCACCGACTGGGCCGGCGACCCGGCCGCGGTGGTCGAGTACGGCGTGCGCTTCACCAAGCCGGTCGTGGTCCCGAACGACGACGAGGGCGCCCTGATCGAGGTCAGCGCCAAGGTGGCCGCCAAGCTGGACGACAACCGGGTCCGCGTGGACCTCACCGCGATGAGCGCGGGCCAGAAGGTCCTCGGCATGTCGCGCGCGGTCGTACAGCTCTCCTAG
- the rplK gene encoding 50S ribosomal protein L11: MPPKKKKVTGLIKLQIKAGAANPAPPVGPALGQHGVNIMEFCKAYNAATESQRGMVVPVEITVYEDRSFTFITKTPPAARLILKHAGVEKGSGEPHKTKVAKLTGAQVREIAELKMPDLNANDIDAAVKIISGTARSMGITVEG, translated from the coding sequence ATGCCTCCCAAGAAGAAGAAGGTCACGGGGCTTATCAAGCTCCAGATCAAGGCCGGCGCGGCCAACCCGGCTCCGCCGGTCGGCCCCGCGCTCGGTCAGCACGGCGTCAACATCATGGAGTTCTGCAAGGCCTACAACGCCGCGACCGAGTCGCAGCGTGGCATGGTCGTGCCGGTGGAGATCACGGTCTACGAGGACCGCTCCTTCACCTTCATCACCAAGACTCCGCCGGCGGCGCGCCTCATCCTGAAGCACGCGGGCGTGGAGAAGGGCTCCGGCGAGCCCCACAAGACCAAGGTCGCCAAGCTCACCGGCGCCCAGGTCCGCGAGATCGCCGAGCTGAAGATGCCCGACCTGAACGCCAACGACATCGACGCCGCCGTGAAGATCATTTCCGGCACCGCGCGCTCGATGGGCATCACCGTCGAAGGCTGA
- a CDS encoding TetR/AcrR family transcriptional regulator: MVRMSAGERRESVIRAAMHEFARGGYYGTSTEAIAKRVGVSQPYLFRLFPNKQAIFLAAATRCMEETREVFADAAEGLEGEEALDAMANAYTQLIADDPDKLQMQLQTYVAVGAAEAAGEHEFGEMVRTGWLELWNTVHVPLGADEKETTTFMAFGMLINTLAAMGFKPDHPIWEGLYPSARAKGRLEK; encoded by the coding sequence ATGGTCAGGATGAGTGCGGGAGAGCGGCGCGAGAGCGTCATCCGCGCGGCGATGCACGAATTCGCGCGCGGCGGGTACTACGGCACGTCCACCGAGGCGATCGCCAAGCGGGTGGGCGTGTCGCAGCCGTACCTGTTCCGGCTCTTCCCGAACAAGCAGGCCATCTTCCTCGCCGCCGCCACCCGCTGCATGGAGGAGACCCGCGAGGTCTTCGCCGACGCCGCGGAGGGGCTGGAGGGCGAGGAGGCGCTGGACGCGATGGCGAACGCGTACACGCAGCTGATCGCCGACGATCCCGACAAGCTCCAGATGCAGCTCCAGACGTACGTCGCCGTGGGGGCCGCCGAGGCCGCCGGCGAGCACGAGTTCGGCGAGATGGTCCGCACCGGCTGGCTGGAGCTGTGGAACACCGTTCACGTGCCCTTGGGCGCGGACGAGAAGGAGACCACGACGTTCATGGCGTTCGGGATGCTGATCAACACCCTCGCCGCCATGGGATTCAAGCCGGACCACCCCATCTGGGAGGGCCTGTACCCCTCGGCCCGGGCCAAGGGGCGCCTGGAGAAGTGA
- a CDS encoding adenosine deaminase, with translation MEHVRDLTLLPKAHLHLHFTGSMRPSTLLELADKYGVRLPDALTADEPPKLRATDERGWFRFQRLYDAARACLREPDDIHRLVREAAEEDVRDGGGWLEIQVDPTSYAPLLGGMIPAIEVILDAVDAASRDTGLGIRVLIAANRMKHPLDARTLARLAVRYADRGVVGFGLSNDERRGMARDFDRAFAIAREGGLLAAPHGGELTGPASVRDCLDDLHASRIGHGVRAAEDPRLLRKLAERGVTCEVCPASNVALGVYEKPEDVPLRTLFDAGVPMALGADDPLLFGSRLAAQYEIARRHHGFTDPELAELARQSVRGSAAPEGVRAKLLAGIDDWLAG, from the coding sequence ATGGAGCACGTACGCGATCTCACGCTTCTGCCAAAAGCCCACCTGCACCTGCACTTCACCGGGTCGATGCGGCCCTCGACGCTGCTGGAGCTCGCCGACAAGTACGGCGTGCGGCTGCCCGACGCGCTGACCGCGGACGAGCCGCCCAAGCTCCGTGCCACGGACGAGCGCGGCTGGTTCCGTTTCCAGCGCCTCTACGACGCCGCCCGCGCCTGTCTGCGCGAGCCGGACGACATCCACCGGCTGGTCCGCGAGGCCGCCGAGGAGGACGTCCGGGACGGCGGCGGCTGGCTGGAGATCCAGGTCGACCCCACCTCGTACGCCCCGCTGCTCGGCGGGATGATCCCGGCCATCGAGGTCATCCTCGACGCGGTCGACGCCGCGTCCCGGGACACCGGGCTCGGGATCCGGGTGCTGATCGCGGCGAACCGCATGAAGCACCCGCTCGACGCCCGCACCCTGGCCCGCCTCGCGGTGCGGTACGCGGACCGCGGCGTCGTCGGGTTCGGGCTGTCCAACGACGAGCGCCGGGGCATGGCCCGCGACTTCGACCGTGCCTTCGCCATCGCCCGGGAGGGCGGGCTGCTCGCCGCCCCGCACGGCGGGGAGCTGACCGGCCCCGCCTCGGTGCGGGACTGCCTGGACGATCTGCACGCCTCCCGGATCGGGCACGGCGTACGGGCGGCGGAGGACCCGCGGCTGCTGCGCAAGCTCGCGGAGCGCGGGGTGACCTGCGAGGTCTGTCCGGCGTCCAACGTGGCGCTGGGCGTCTACGAGAAGCCCGAGGACGTGCCGCTGCGGACGCTGTTCGACGCCGGGGTCCCGATGGCGCTGGGGGCGGACGACCCGCTGCTGTTCGGGTCGCGGCTGGCCGCGCAGTACGAGATCGCCCGCCGCCACCACGGGTTCACGGACCCGGAGCTGGCCGAGCTGGCACGGCAGTCGGTGCGAGGCTCAGCGGCGCCCGAGGGTGTCCGTGCGAAGCTCCTCGCGGGCATCGACGACTGGCTCGCGGGCTGA
- a CDS encoding DHA2 family efflux MFS transporter permease subunit, with amino-acid sequence MNQQPTTLRGPAVWALVITGAASFMAALDNLVVTTALPAIRTDLGGALEDLEWTVNAYTLTFAVLLMLGAALGDRFGRRRLFLAGLTIFTGASAAAALSPGIDELIAARAVQGVGAAIMMPLTLTLLTAAVPAARRGMALGIYGAVTGIAIASGPLIGGTLTEHISWQWIFWLNVPIGLALLPLARFRLAESTAPGARLDVPGTLLISFGLFGIVYGLVNANAEGWTSAPVLTGLIGGAALTGGFVHHGFRSKHPLLPMKLFRNRGFFGINAASLLMFLGMFGSIFLLAQFLQGVAGFSPTEAGIRMLPWTAMPMLVAPLAGILSDRIGGRPVVVAGLALQAAGLSWFAATLEPGVSYVLLLPALILGGIGMALFIAPAANVLMSTVGPADHGMASGANNALREVGGALGVAVLSSVFAGQGGYESPQAFTDGTVPALWIGAGAVALAALAALLIPARSRSAATVVAAGTTAGAREDEERRPAAV; translated from the coding sequence ATGAACCAGCAGCCCACCACCCTGCGCGGACCCGCCGTGTGGGCCCTCGTCATCACCGGCGCCGCCAGCTTCATGGCGGCCCTCGACAACCTCGTCGTCACCACCGCCCTGCCCGCCATCCGCACGGACCTCGGCGGCGCGCTGGAGGACCTCGAATGGACGGTGAACGCCTACACGCTCACCTTCGCCGTCCTCCTGATGCTCGGCGCGGCCCTCGGCGACCGCTTCGGCCGCCGCCGCCTCTTCCTGGCCGGCCTCACCATCTTCACCGGCGCCTCCGCGGCAGCCGCCCTCTCCCCGGGCATCGACGAGCTGATCGCCGCCCGCGCGGTCCAGGGCGTCGGCGCCGCGATCATGATGCCGCTCACCCTCACCCTGCTGACCGCCGCCGTCCCCGCCGCCCGCCGGGGCATGGCCCTCGGCATCTACGGAGCCGTCACCGGCATCGCCATCGCCAGCGGCCCCCTCATCGGCGGCACCCTCACCGAGCACATCTCCTGGCAGTGGATCTTCTGGCTGAACGTGCCGATCGGCCTGGCCCTGCTGCCGCTCGCCCGCTTCCGGCTCGCCGAGTCCACCGCCCCCGGCGCCCGCCTCGACGTCCCCGGCACCCTGCTGATCAGCTTCGGCCTCTTCGGCATCGTCTACGGCCTGGTCAACGCCAACGCCGAGGGCTGGACCAGCGCCCCCGTACTCACCGGCCTGATCGGCGGCGCGGCGCTCACCGGCGGGTTCGTCCACCACGGCTTCCGCAGCAAACACCCCCTGCTGCCCATGAAGCTCTTCCGCAACCGCGGCTTCTTCGGCATCAACGCGGCCAGCCTGCTGATGTTCCTCGGCATGTTCGGCTCGATCTTCCTGCTCGCCCAGTTCCTCCAGGGCGTCGCCGGGTTCTCGCCCACCGAGGCCGGCATCCGGATGCTGCCCTGGACCGCCATGCCCATGCTCGTCGCTCCGCTCGCCGGAATCCTCTCCGACCGCATCGGCGGCCGCCCCGTCGTCGTCGCCGGCCTCGCCCTCCAGGCCGCGGGACTGTCCTGGTTCGCCGCCACCCTGGAGCCCGGCGTCTCCTACGTCCTCCTGCTGCCCGCCCTGATCCTCGGCGGCATCGGCATGGCGCTCTTCATCGCCCCCGCCGCCAACGTGCTGATGTCCACCGTCGGACCCGCCGACCACGGCATGGCCTCCGGCGCCAACAACGCCCTGCGCGAAGTCGGCGGAGCCCTCGGCGTGGCCGTCCTGTCCTCCGTCTTCGCAGGCCAGGGCGGGTACGAGAGCCCCCAGGCGTTCACCGACGGCACCGTCCCGGCCCTCTGGATCGGGGCCGGCGCGGTCGCCCTCGCCGCCCTCGCCGCCCTCCTGATCCCCGCCAGGTCCCGGTCCGCCGCCACCGTGGTCGCCGCGGGCACGACCGCCGGTGCCCGGGAGGACGAGGAGCGCCGTCCGGCCGCCGTATGA
- the rplA gene encoding 50S ribosomal protein L1, which translates to MKRSKTLRAADAKVDREKLYAPLEAVRLAKETSAVKFDATVEVAFRLGVDPRKADQMVRGTVNLPHGTGKTARVLVFATGDRAAAAEAAGADIVGSDELIDEVAKGRLDFDAVVATPDLMGKVGRLGRVLGPRGLMPNPKTGTVTMDVAKAVTDIKGGKIEFRVDKHSNLHFIIGKVSFTDEQLVENYGAALDEILRLKPSAAKGRYIKKAALATTMGPGIQLDSNRTRNLLVEEDPAAV; encoded by the coding sequence GTGAAGCGCAGCAAGACTCTCCGCGCTGCGGACGCCAAGGTCGACCGGGAGAAGCTGTACGCCCCGCTCGAGGCCGTCCGTCTCGCCAAGGAGACCTCCGCCGTCAAGTTCGACGCGACCGTCGAGGTTGCCTTCCGCCTGGGTGTCGACCCGCGCAAGGCCGACCAGATGGTCCGTGGCACCGTGAACCTCCCGCACGGCACCGGTAAGACCGCCCGGGTCCTGGTCTTCGCGACCGGTGACCGTGCTGCGGCCGCGGAAGCCGCCGGCGCCGACATCGTCGGCTCGGACGAACTGATCGACGAGGTCGCGAAGGGCCGTCTGGACTTCGACGCGGTCGTCGCCACCCCGGACCTCATGGGCAAGGTCGGCCGCCTCGGCCGCGTGCTCGGTCCGCGTGGTCTGATGCCCAACCCGAAGACCGGCACGGTCACCATGGACGTGGCGAAGGCTGTCACGGACATCAAGGGCGGCAAGATCGAGTTCCGCGTCGACAAGCACTCGAACCTGCACTTCATCATCGGCAAGGTCTCCTTCACCGATGAGCAGCTGGTCGAGAACTACGGCGCGGCCCTGGACGAGATCCTCCGTCTGAAGCCGTCCGCCGCCAAGGGCCGCTACATCAAGAAGGCCGCCCTGGCGACCACGATGGGCCCCGGCATCCAGCTGGACTCCAACCGCACCCGGAACCTCCTCGTCGAAGAGGACCCGGCCGCGGTCTGA
- a CDS encoding amidohydrolase family protein has protein sequence MPDSHPQQPPHSPRSGGEGAGSGVPAEPATTLLLAGPRLTDGRTVDVRLSGGRIEAVGAAGSLAAPTASRVDLSGYLLLPAPAEPHAHGDTALTADIEGPVSYAPEEVQRRATEAALLQLGHGATAVRSHVRIGDAHGLRPLEAVLQARRSLFGLTDLTAVAVPRLLTGRAGADGRAMLRDALKMGAAVVGGCPDLDPDPHGYAQAVLELAAEHGCPVDLHTDGDDPARLAGLAAMARGVRPGVTIGPCGGLSRLPLSVATRAADQLAAAGVTVVCLPQGDCAALERRGLRTAPVRLLRSAGVRVAAGSGALRDAGNPVGRGDPLEAAYLLASQGGLRAAEAYETVGSAAREAMGLPRVRVEAGCPAELLAVRGDRISGVLSLGYSRIVIHRGRVVARTSAVREYCDSAVAVALDLPRQGRMEPGP, from the coding sequence ATGCCCGACAGTCACCCGCAGCAGCCGCCCCACTCCCCGCGCAGCGGCGGCGAGGGCGCAGGTTCCGGCGTGCCCGCCGAGCCGGCCACCACCCTGCTGCTCGCCGGCCCCCGGCTCACCGACGGCCGCACCGTCGACGTACGGCTCAGTGGCGGCCGGATCGAGGCCGTCGGCGCCGCGGGCAGCCTGGCGGCCCCCACCGCGTCCCGGGTGGACCTCAGCGGCTACCTGCTGCTGCCCGCCCCCGCCGAGCCGCACGCCCACGGGGACACCGCCCTGACCGCCGACATCGAGGGCCCGGTCTCGTACGCCCCCGAGGAGGTCCAGCGGCGGGCCACCGAGGCCGCCCTGCTGCAGCTCGGCCACGGCGCGACGGCGGTCCGCTCGCACGTGCGGATCGGCGACGCGCACGGGCTCCGGCCTCTGGAGGCGGTGCTGCAGGCCCGGCGCTCGCTGTTCGGGCTGACCGACCTGACCGCCGTCGCGGTGCCCCGGCTGCTGACCGGACGGGCGGGCGCGGACGGGCGGGCGATGCTCCGGGACGCGCTCAAGATGGGCGCGGCGGTCGTCGGCGGCTGCCCCGACCTCGACCCGGACCCCCACGGCTACGCGCAGGCCGTTCTGGAGCTCGCCGCGGAACACGGCTGTCCCGTGGATCTGCACACGGACGGTGACGATCCGGCCCGGCTGGCAGGGCTGGCGGCGATGGCCCGCGGGGTGCGGCCGGGGGTGACCATCGGGCCGTGCGGCGGACTGTCCCGGCTGCCGCTGAGCGTCGCGACCCGGGCCGCCGACCAACTGGCCGCCGCCGGGGTGACCGTGGTCTGCCTGCCGCAGGGCGACTGCGCGGCCCTGGAGCGGCGCGGGCTGCGCACCGCTCCGGTCCGGCTGCTCCGCTCGGCCGGCGTACGGGTCGCGGCGGGCAGCGGCGCGCTGCGCGACGCGGGGAACCCGGTCGGGCGCGGGGACCCCCTGGAGGCCGCGTACCTGCTGGCCTCGCAGGGCGGGCTGCGGGCCGCGGAAGCCTACGAGACGGTCGGTTCGGCCGCGCGGGAGGCGATGGGGCTGCCGCGGGTCCGGGTGGAGGCGGGCTGTCCCGCCGAGCTGCTCGCGGTCCGCGGCGACCGGATCTCCGGGGTGCTGTCGCTGGGGTACAGCCGGATCGTGATCCACCGCGGGCGGGTGGTGGCCCGGACGAGTGCCGTGCGCGAGTACTGCGATTCGGCGGTCGCGGTCGCCCTCGACCTGCCCCGGCAGGGCCGGATGGAGCCAGGTCCCTGA
- the rplL gene encoding 50S ribosomal protein L7/L12 has protein sequence MAKLSQDDLLAQFEEMTLIELSEFVKAFEEKFDVTAAAAVAVAGPAGPGAVAEAEEEKDEFDVILTGAGDKKIQVIKVVRELTSLGLKEAKDLVDGTPKPVLEKVNKEAAEKAAESLKAAGAAVEVK, from the coding sequence ATGGCGAAGCTCTCTCAGGACGACCTCCTCGCCCAGTTCGAGGAGATGACCCTCATCGAGCTCTCCGAGTTCGTGAAGGCCTTCGAGGAGAAGTTCGACGTCACCGCCGCCGCGGCCGTCGCCGTTGCCGGTCCGGCCGGCCCGGGCGCCGTTGCCGAGGCCGAGGAGGAGAAGGACGAGTTCGACGTCATCCTCACCGGTGCGGGCGACAAGAAGATCCAGGTCATCAAGGTCGTGCGTGAGCTGACCTCCCTGGGCCTGAAGGAGGCCAAGGACCTCGTCGACGGCACCCCGAAGCCGGTCCTCGAGAAGGTCAACAAGGAGGCCGCCGAGAAGGCTGCCGAGTCCCTCAAGGCTGCCGGCGCGGCTGTCGAGGTCAAGTAA
- a CDS encoding pyridoxal phosphate-dependent aminotransferase — MTSATPPSERRVSARIGAISESATLAVDAKAKALKAAGRPVIGFGAGEPDFPTPDYIVEAAVEACRDPKFHRYTPAGGLPELKKAIAEKTLRDSGYAVDPAQVLVTNGGKQAIYEAFAAILDPGDEVIVPAPYWTTYPESIRLAGGVPVDVVADETTGYRVSVEQLEAARTERTKVVLFVSPSNPTGAVYSEDDARAIGRWAAEHGLWVLTDEIYEHLVYGDATFTSLPVLVPELADKCIVVNGVAKTYAMTGWRVGWVIGPKDVVKAATNLQSHATSNVSNVAQIAALAAVSGNLDAVAEMRKAFDRRRQTMVKMLNEIDGVFCPTPEGAFYAYPSVKELLGKEIRGKRPQSSVELAALILDEAEVAVVPGEAFGTPGYLRLSYALGDDDLVEGVTRIQNLLAEAKA; from the coding sequence ATGACCTCTGCAACGCCTCCCTCCGAGCGCCGGGTGTCCGCCCGTATCGGCGCCATTTCCGAGTCCGCCACCCTCGCCGTCGACGCCAAGGCCAAGGCCCTCAAGGCCGCCGGGCGCCCGGTGATCGGCTTCGGTGCGGGCGAGCCCGACTTCCCGACCCCGGACTACATCGTCGAGGCCGCGGTCGAGGCCTGCCGCGACCCGAAGTTCCACCGCTACACGCCGGCCGGCGGTCTGCCGGAGCTGAAGAAGGCGATCGCCGAGAAGACCCTGCGCGACTCCGGGTACGCGGTCGACCCGGCCCAGGTGCTGGTGACCAACGGCGGCAAGCAGGCGATCTACGAGGCCTTCGCCGCGATCCTGGACCCGGGCGACGAGGTCATCGTCCCGGCCCCGTACTGGACCACCTACCCGGAGTCGATCCGGCTGGCGGGCGGCGTCCCCGTCGATGTCGTCGCCGACGAGACCACCGGCTACCGGGTGAGCGTCGAGCAGCTGGAGGCCGCGCGCACCGAGCGCACCAAGGTCGTCCTGTTCGTCTCCCCCTCGAACCCGACGGGTGCGGTCTACAGCGAGGACGACGCCCGCGCGATCGGCCGCTGGGCCGCCGAGCACGGCCTGTGGGTGCTGACCGACGAGATCTACGAGCACCTGGTCTACGGCGACGCGACGTTCACCTCGCTGCCGGTGCTGGTCCCCGAGCTGGCCGACAAGTGCATCGTCGTGAACGGCGTCGCCAAGACGTACGCGATGACCGGCTGGCGCGTCGGGTGGGTCATCGGCCCCAAGGACGTGGTCAAGGCGGCGACGAACCTCCAGTCGCACGCGACCTCGAACGTCTCCAACGTGGCGCAGATCGCCGCGCTGGCCGCCGTCTCGGGCAACCTGGACGCCGTCGCGGAGATGCGCAAGGCCTTCGACCGCCGCCGCCAGACCATGGTGAAGATGCTCAACGAGATCGACGGCGTGTTCTGCCCGACCCCGGAGGGCGCGTTCTACGCCTACCCGTCGGTCAAGGAGCTGCTCGGCAAGGAGATCCGCGGCAAGCGCCCGCAGAGCTCCGTCGAGCTCGCCGCGCTGATCCTGGACGAGGCCGAGGTCGCGGTCGTCCCCGGTGAGGCCTTCGGCACCCCCGGCTACCTGCGCCTGTCGTACGCGCTCGGCGACGACGACCTGGTCGAGGGCGTCACCCGGATCCAGAACCTGCTGGCCGAGGCCAAGGCCTGA